A DNA window from Trichosurus vulpecula isolate mTriVul1 chromosome 2, mTriVul1.pri, whole genome shotgun sequence contains the following coding sequences:
- the LOC118836579 gene encoding olfactory receptor 51I2-like produces MQKFNGTCYQPIHFLLSGIPGLESMHIWLSIPLSFMYVIAFLGNGIILYIVQKTPSLHEPQYIFLSMLAGTDMGMSASTLPTVLNVFLFNHPEIEFHSCLAQMFFIHTFSSMESAILLAMAFDRFVAIRNPLHYTMVLTHPRIIGMGLAAVMRGMALMAPLPILLKRLPFCKSIILSHSFCFHPDVMKLACGSIRVNIIYGLALVLCSFGIDSVFIVFSYALILKTVLGIASRDGRLKALNTCLSHILTVLIFYVPLIALALIHRIGKYHSPLPHVTMSNIFLFLTPVLNPMVYSMKTKQIRAVLFRLLKTREGGGKGNAVSH; encoded by the coding sequence ATGCAGAAGTTCAATGGTACCTGCTACCAGCCcatccatttcctcctttctGGCATCCCAGGGCTGGAGTCCATGCACATCTGGCTCTCCATCCCACTGAGTTTCATGTATGTGATTGCTTTTCTGGGAAACGGCATTATCCTCTACATTGTACAGAAAACCCCTAGCCTGCATGAGCCCCAGTATATCTTCCTGTCCATGCTGGCAGGAACAGACATGGGCATGTCTGCATCCACACTGCCCACAGTGCTTAATGTCTTCCTCTTTAATCACCCAGAGATTGAGTTTCACAGCTGCCTGGCCCAGATGTTCTTCATCCACACGTTCTCTTCCATGGAGTCTGCCATCCTTCTGGCTATGGCCTTCGATCGCTTTGTGGCCATACGCAACCCACTGCACTACACTATGGTCTTGACCCATCCTCGGATCATTGGAATGGGGCTGGCAGCTGTTATGAGGGGCATGGCCCTGATGGCACCTTTGCCCATACTGCTCAAGCGACTGCCCTTCTGCAAGAGCATCATTCTCTCCCATTCCTTCTGTTTCCATCCTGATGTGATGAAGCTGGCCTGTGGTTCCATCAGGGTCAACATTATCTATGGCTTGGCTCTTGTCCTCTGCTCCTTTGGCATTGACTCTGTGTTCATTGTCTTCTCTTATGCCCTTATCCTGAAGACAGTTCTAGGCATTGCTTCCCGAGATGGACGACTCAAAGCTCTCAACACCTGTTTGTCACATATCCTCACTGTTCTCATCTTCTATGTGCCACTTATTGCCTTGGCCTTGATCCACAGAATTGGCAAGTACCACTCCCCACTTCCCCATGTCACCATGTCCAatatcttccttttcctcacacCTGTTCTCAACCCAATGGTGTATAGCATGAAGACGAAACAAATCAGGGCTGTTTTATTTAGGCTACTGAAGACCAGagaaggtgggggaaagggaaatgCAGTCTCTCATTAA
- the LOC118836581 gene encoding olfactory receptor 51G2-like: MPWNYSEKDPSHDILPSSNSTDFQPSVFILTGLRGLAGARMWLSPLLSLMYIITLAGNCTLLYLVKIERSLWEPQYLFLSMLAGADIGLSISTLSSVLKVFIFGHHEIAFDDCLSQLFFIHTFSSTGSGILLSMAFDRFVAISHPLHYTTILTHPRITKMGLAAFVRGIALMTPLPILLKRLPFCKGQTLSYSYCLHPDVMKLACGPVKINIFYGLVLVICSFAVDSLLIVLSYTLILRSVLGIASREGQLKALNTCLSHIFIVLIFYTPLLAITLLHRISQRSSALTHAVLGNIYLFMPPMFNPIIYSLKTKQIRAALQKSFGSRKS; the protein is encoded by the coding sequence ATGCCTTGGAATTACTCTGAGAAGGACCCCTCCCATGACATTTTGCCATCATCCAATAGCACTGACTTTCAGCCATCTGTCTTCATTTTGACTGGTCTCCGAGGACTGGCAGGGGCCCGCATGTGGCTAAGCCCACTCCTGAGCCTTATGTACATCATCACTCTGGCTGGCAATTGCACATTATTATATCTGGTCAAGATTGAGCGCAGCCTCTGGGAGCCCCAATATCTTTTCCTCTCCATGTTGGCAGGAGCTGATATTGGCCTGTCCATCTCAACTTTGTCCTCAGTGCTTAAGGTTTTTATCTTTGGTCATCATGAGATTGCATTTGATGACTGCCTTAGCCAGCTCTTCTTTATTCATACCTTTTCCTCTACAGGATCAGGGATTCTCTTATCCATGGCCTTTGACCGCTTTGTGGCCATTAGCCACCCGTTGCATTATACCACAATCCTCACCCATCCACGCATCACTAAAATGGGCCTGGCAGCCTTTGTTAGGGGCATAGCACTTATGACTCCATTGCCCATCCTCCTCAAGAGGCTGCCTTTCTGCAAAGGCCAGACCCTCTCCTACTCCTATTGCCTCCACCCTGATGTCATGAAGCTGGCCTGTGGTCCTGTCAAGATCAATATCTTCTATGGTCTAGTCTTGGTCATCTGCTCCTTTGCAGTGGACTCCTTGCTCATTGTCCTCTCCTATACCCTAATTCTTCGATCTGTTCTGGGAATTGCTTCCAGAGAAGGACAGCTCAAAGCACTGAACACCTGCCTTTCCCACATCTTCATTGTCCTGATTTTCTACACGCCACTTCTAGCAATAACATTGTTGCATCGAATCAGTCAAAGGAGTTCCGCTCTAACCCATGCTGTCCTAGGTAACATTTATCTCTTCATGCCTCCTATGTTCAACCCAATTATCTACAGTCTGAAAACTAAACAAATACGTGCTGCTCTGCAGAAGTCCTTTGGTAGTCGGAAAAGCTGA